One Rhodoferax sp. GW822-FHT02A01 genomic window, CATCGTGCCCCCTGCCGTGGACAACCGTACTGGCGGCCAAGCGCTGGGTGTGCCTGAAGGGTTTGCGGCATCGCTTCCCGCTGCGCCGCAGTCGCCTTCGCCGCTTCCAGGAACACCATCCACCCCGTACTACTTTCTGGGTGAGAGCAGTGGCTATCCCTCCACGTTGACCGAATTCTCTGTGCCGCGCGAAGACCGTGTCACGGCGCACTCGTTCGGCCTGCCCGGAGCGGATGACCTGCGTGCCCTGCTGAGCGACAACCCGCGCAGCGCAGCACCCTCTAGTGCGACCCCTGGCTCCGCAGTGGGCGGCCGGCCGCAACAGGCCGATGCCGCCCACGCCGCGGGCCCGTTCTACTTCCTGGACCAGAAGCGTCCGCCCAGTGGTTATGCCGGGCGTGATCCGCAAGTAGACCCGCAGGCACGCCACCCGGCGTTTGATGTGAACGCGATCCGTCGCGACTTTCCCATCCTGCAAGAGCGTGTGAACGGTCGTCCGCTGGCTTGGTTCGACAACGCCGCCACCACCCACAAGCCACGCCAGGTGATCGAGCGCATCTCGTACTTCTACGAGCACGAGAACTCCAACATCCACCGCGCTGCCCACGAGCTGGCAGCTCGCGCCACCGACGCGTACGAGAGTGCGCGCGAGAAGGTACGCGCCTTCCTGGGTGCATCCAGTGTGGAAGAGGTGATCTTCGTGCGCGGAGCGACCGAGGCCATCAACCTGGTGGCCAAGACCTGGGGTGTGCAGAACGTGCTGGAAGGCGACGAGATCATCGTCTCCAACCTGGAGCACCACGCCAACATCGTGCCCTGGCAACAACTGGCCGCGCAAAAGGGCGCACGCATCCGCGTGATCCCGGTGGACGACTCCGGCCAGGTACTGCTCGACGAGTACAAGAAGCTGCTGAACGACCGCACCAAGATCGTCGCTGTGACCCAGGTTTCCAACGCACTGGGCACCGTGGTGCCGGTGAAGGAAATCGTGGAGCTGGCCCACCGTGCCGGTGCCAAGGCACTGGTGGACGGCGCACAGTCGGTCAGCCACATGCGCGTGAATGTGCAGGACATTGGCGCCGACTTCTTCGTGTTTTCCGGCCACAAGATCTTCGGACCTACCGGCATTGGCGTGGTCTACGGCAAGCGCGAGCTGCTCGACAGCATGCCGCCCTGGCAGGGTGGCGGCAACATGATTGCAGACGTGACCTTCGAGCGCACGCTGTTCCAGCCCCCGCCCAACAAGTTCGAGGCCGGCACCGGCAACATTGCCGACGCCGTAGGCCTGGGTGCGGCCATCGACTATGTGCAGCGCATCGGTCTGGAAAACATTGCGCGCTACGAGCACGACATCCTGGAA contains:
- a CDS encoding family 2A encapsulin nanocompartment cargo protein cysteine desulfurase: MTIQTPTSDLPGATPPAGLPDVATLTQLAGAFFAALPGEAPKLPSGAPNPPALGGVPAPTNVLPGGTSLGPLVREPQLAGTIAPGANVAPTTPQNVLSLGASTPSLLPHSAATNGLPDNAAIVPPAVDNRTGGQALGVPEGFAASLPAAPQSPSPLPGTPSTPYYFLGESSGYPSTLTEFSVPREDRVTAHSFGLPGADDLRALLSDNPRSAAPSSATPGSAVGGRPQQADAAHAAGPFYFLDQKRPPSGYAGRDPQVDPQARHPAFDVNAIRRDFPILQERVNGRPLAWFDNAATTHKPRQVIERISYFYEHENSNIHRAAHELAARATDAYESAREKVRAFLGASSVEEVIFVRGATEAINLVAKTWGVQNVLEGDEIIVSNLEHHANIVPWQQLAAQKGARIRVIPVDDSGQVLLDEYKKLLNDRTKIVAVTQVSNALGTVVPVKEIVELAHRAGAKALVDGAQSVSHMRVNVQDIGADFFVFSGHKIFGPTGIGVVYGKRELLDSMPPWQGGGNMIADVTFERTLFQPPPNKFEAGTGNIADAVGLGAAIDYVQRIGLENIARYEHDILEYATQLLRPIPGVRLVGTAQNKASVLSFVLKGYTTEEVGKELNREGIAVRSGHHCAQPILRRFGLEATVRPSLAFYNTCEEVDRFIAVVRRLSSARSH